A single window of Candidatus Glassbacteria bacterium DNA harbors:
- a CDS encoding sugar ABC transporter ATP-binding protein, with protein MSQAEPAGSAGNQGPGIPLLSMKGIGKTFGSVRVLGGVDFELAGGEVHILAGENGAGKSTLIKILAGVYRDWEGAVELGGRQVAFTEPQQARQAGIAVIYQEISLVGTLSVLDNLFLGRELTGGAGMLNRAAQRSRAEKLLAGLDLELDLDRPAGSYPISVQQMVEIAKALSLEARVIVMDEPTSTLSRPEAERLFAMIARLKQRGCGIIYISHKMDEIYRLADRITVLRDGGLVGCSAAAELPEDEFVRWMVGRKITSQFPERNAGPGAPLLEVAGLTLRDSANPRRKPVDNCSFTLREGEILGVAGLQGSGKSELLHALFGTWGSRASGDIRLGGEEFEIKSPRHSIQRGVALLTNDRQGTGCITCMGVRANITLAALERYSPGLWLDYPAERAAAARRADELSLRAASLEMPVGHLSGGNQQKVILAKWLETAPRVFLLDEPTRGVDVGVKHELYDLMNRWTAAGTSIVLITSEMPELLAMSDRIIVMSSGRITAEFTRGEATQEKILAAAMSRAGEAA; from the coding sequence ATGTCGCAAGCTGAACCGGCAGGCTCTGCCGGCAACCAGGGTCCGGGTATTCCATTGTTAAGCATGAAAGGGATCGGTAAAACTTTCGGCTCGGTGCGCGTCCTTGGCGGCGTGGATTTCGAGCTGGCCGGCGGCGAAGTGCATATCCTGGCCGGGGAGAACGGCGCCGGCAAGAGCACGCTGATCAAAATCCTGGCTGGTGTTTACCGGGACTGGGAGGGAGCTGTTGAACTCGGTGGCCGGCAGGTGGCGTTCACCGAGCCACAGCAGGCGCGGCAGGCCGGAATCGCGGTTATCTATCAGGAAATTTCGCTGGTGGGGACACTTTCGGTGCTGGACAACCTGTTTCTGGGCCGCGAACTGACCGGCGGGGCCGGAATGCTGAACCGGGCGGCCCAGCGCAGCCGGGCCGAAAAACTGCTGGCCGGACTCGATCTCGAACTCGATCTCGACCGTCCGGCGGGCAGCTACCCGATTTCCGTGCAGCAGATGGTGGAAATCGCCAAGGCGCTCTCGCTGGAGGCGCGGGTTATCGTGATGGACGAGCCGACAAGCACCCTTTCCCGTCCCGAGGCGGAACGGCTGTTCGCCATGATCGCACGGCTCAAACAGCGCGGCTGCGGGATTATCTACATTTCGCATAAAATGGATGAAATCTACCGTCTGGCCGACAGGATCACGGTCCTTCGCGACGGCGGCCTGGTGGGTTGCAGCGCCGCCGCCGAACTTCCGGAAGACGAGTTCGTGCGCTGGATGGTCGGCCGGAAAATCACCAGCCAGTTCCCGGAAAGGAATGCAGGACCGGGAGCGCCGCTGCTGGAAGTTGCGGGACTGACCCTTCGCGACAGCGCCAACCCGCGGCGGAAACCGGTCGACAACTGTTCGTTCACTCTGCGCGAGGGCGAAATCCTGGGCGTGGCTGGATTGCAGGGCTCGGGCAAGAGCGAACTGCTCCACGCCCTGTTCGGAACGTGGGGAAGCCGCGCGAGCGGGGATATCCGGCTGGGCGGCGAAGAGTTCGAGATAAAATCTCCCAGGCATTCGATCCAAAGGGGCGTCGCCCTGCTGACCAACGACCGCCAGGGCACCGGGTGTATCACCTGCATGGGCGTGAGGGCCAATATCACCTTGGCGGCGCTTGAAAGGTATTCGCCGGGGCTGTGGCTCGATTATCCGGCCGAGCGCGCGGCGGCGGCCCGCAGGGCCGATGAGCTATCCCTGCGGGCGGCGTCGCTGGAGATGCCAGTCGGCCATCTGTCGGGCGGCAACCAGCAGAAAGTGATCCTGGCCAAGTGGTTGGAGACCGCGCCCAGGGTGTTCCTGCTCGATGAGCCCACTCGCGGGGTGGACGTGGGCGTGAAACATGAACTTTACGACCTGATGAACCGCTGGACCGCCGCCGGGACCTCGATCGTGCTGATCACCTCCGAGATGCCGGAACTGCTGGCGA
- a CDS encoding aminotransferase class I/II-fold pyridoxal phosphate-dependent enzyme — protein sequence MSGNGREIVLDGPVGPEVSIAGKRYLYFGGTDYLNMAGRPEVRRGASRAIDDFGVSASASRTSSGTLQIHLELERAAADFAGSETAVIYSSGYLGMSILLSGLLADGDTLIVHRDAHSSIVEAARAWSPGFLEFDLDNLDSLADQLGRVTGGGRVVVAGEGVSPLFGRVFPLAEVVEMLGGRESLIFIDDAHGFGVLGKNGRGTADHFGVDSPAVVICATLSKAFGSFGGIVPATTEQKKCICNNSLVYQCSTPTPAPVCGAAVAALSYAAANQGLFRQLAENNRLLRETLAGVGLDVPDSPAPIIALASSSKLNPRQLCDRLFEAGILAPFTSYPGSPEGGMVRLVTTAGHTAEQIGQLGEAIGRLL from the coding sequence ATGAGCGGTAACGGGAGAGAGATTGTGCTCGATGGGCCGGTGGGGCCGGAAGTGTCTATCGCCGGCAAGCGCTATCTGTATTTCGGAGGAACGGATTATTTGAATATGGCCGGCAGGCCCGAGGTCCGCCGCGGAGCGTCGAGGGCTATCGACGATTTCGGGGTCAGCGCGTCCGCCTCCCGCACCTCGAGCGGCACTCTGCAAATACACCTGGAGCTGGAGCGCGCGGCGGCGGATTTCGCCGGCTCGGAAACAGCGGTGATCTATTCCAGCGGCTATCTCGGCATGTCGATCCTGCTCTCAGGACTGCTCGCCGACGGCGATACGCTGATCGTCCATCGGGACGCCCATTCCAGCATCGTGGAAGCTGCCCGGGCCTGGTCGCCCGGGTTTCTGGAGTTCGATCTCGACAATCTCGATTCGCTGGCGGATCAGCTGGGCCGGGTCACCGGCGGGGGCCGGGTGGTGGTGGCCGGCGAAGGCGTCAGTCCCCTGTTCGGCAGGGTGTTTCCGCTAGCTGAGGTTGTGGAGATGCTTGGCGGCCGGGAGAGCCTGATTTTTATCGATGACGCCCACGGATTCGGCGTACTGGGCAAAAACGGCCGCGGCACCGCCGACCATTTCGGAGTGGACTCCCCGGCAGTCGTGATCTGCGCCACGCTCAGCAAGGCGTTCGGATCGTTCGGGGGAATCGTGCCGGCCACCACGGAACAGAAAAAATGCATCTGTAATAATTCCCTGGTCTACCAGTGCAGCACTCCCACTCCAGCTCCGGTCTGCGGAGCAGCGGTGGCGGCGCTCTCCTATGCCGCGGCAAATCAGGGGCTGTTCAGGCAGCTGGCTGAAAATAACCGGCTGCTTCGGGAGACGCTCGCCGGTGTGGGTTTGGATGTGCCGGATTCACCCGCTCCAATAATAGCGCTGGCCAGTTCGAGTAAGTTGAATCCCCGGCAATTGTGCGACCGTCTGTTCGAGGCCGGGATTCTGGCCCCGTTTACAAGTTATCCCGGCAGCCCGGAGGGCGGGATGGTTCGCCTGGTGACGACCGCCGGACATACGGCGGAGCAGATCGGGCAACTGGGCGAGGCGATCGGCAGGCTGCTTTGA
- a CDS encoding aspartate aminotransferase family protein produces MNTVEKYGKYVNTSFLKAVEPVIADRGSGSKLIEPDGTEYLDCFSGISVVNSGHGNREVVDAAKAQLEKLLHCCSYIYHNVPMADLAEKLAQITPGRLQKTFFANSGAEAVEGAMRLAKQFTGKFEFIALTHSFHGRSLATLSITGNASRKKGGGPYIPGVAFAPAPYHYRSPYGHQDPKLTARTCARAVEDIILTHTSNRVAAMIVEPVMGEGGIIVPEPEYFEELLPILKKHEILLISDEVQSGFCRTGRMFAGEHFALEPEIMTVAKGIANGLPLSGFIAWEEVADSFTPGDHLSTFGGNPVSCAAAIANIAYMERVKLAEQAAAKGEKLMERLRGLTSSKVKVGEVRGKGLMIGAELVKDLESKEPAGAETAQLRAMARERKVLVGAGGLYANVLRIQPPLTISEDELEQVISVLQECFTEL; encoded by the coding sequence ATGAACACTGTCGAGAAATACGGCAAATATGTTAATACGAGTTTTCTCAAGGCTGTCGAGCCGGTAATCGCCGACCGGGGCAGCGGATCGAAACTCATCGAACCCGACGGGACCGAGTACCTGGACTGTTTCAGCGGGATCTCGGTGGTCAACTCCGGCCACGGTAACCGCGAGGTGGTTGACGCGGCCAAGGCGCAGCTGGAAAAACTGCTCCACTGCTGCAGTTACATATACCACAACGTGCCGATGGCCGACCTGGCCGAAAAGCTGGCTCAGATCACTCCGGGCAGGCTGCAGAAAACGTTTTTCGCCAACAGCGGCGCGGAAGCTGTGGAAGGCGCGATGAGGCTGGCCAAGCAGTTCACCGGCAAGTTCGAGTTTATCGCCCTCACCCACTCCTTTCACGGCCGCAGCCTGGCCACGCTCAGTATCACCGGCAACGCCAGCCGCAAGAAAGGCGGCGGACCCTATATCCCCGGCGTAGCATTCGCTCCGGCGCCGTACCACTACCGTTCACCCTACGGCCATCAGGACCCCAAGCTGACCGCCAGGACCTGCGCCCGCGCGGTGGAGGATATCATCCTGACCCACACCAGCAACCGCGTGGCCGCGATGATTGTGGAGCCGGTGATGGGCGAGGGCGGGATAATCGTCCCCGAACCGGAATATTTCGAGGAGCTGCTGCCGATCCTCAAAAAACACGAAATCCTGTTGATTTCCGACGAGGTCCAGAGCGGGTTCTGCCGCACGGGCAGGATGTTCGCCGGCGAGCATTTCGCCCTCGAACCGGAAATCATGACCGTGGCCAAGGGAATCGCCAACGGCCTGCCGCTCTCTGGATTTATCGCCTGGGAGGAAGTGGCCGACAGTTTCACTCCCGGCGACCACCTCAGCACCTTCGGCGGCAACCCGGTCAGCTGCGCCGCCGCGATTGCCAATATCGCTTACATGGAACGGGTCAAGCTGGCCGAGCAGGCCGCCGCCAAGGGTGAAAAGCTGATGGAGCGCCTGCGCGGGCTGACGAGTTCTAAAGTCAAAGTCGGCGAGGTGCGCGGCAAGGGTCTGATGATCGGGGCCGAGCTGGTTAAAGACCTCGAAAGCAAGGAGCCCGCCGGAGCCGAAACTGCGCAGCTTCGCGCGATGGCCCGCGAGCGAAAGGTGCTGGTGGGAGCCGGTGGTCTCTACGCTAACGTGCTGCGGATTCAGCCGCCGCTAACAATCTCCGAGGACGAGCTGGAGCAGGTCATCAGCGTTCTTCAGGAGTGTTTTACCGAGTTATGA